The Labeo rohita strain BAU-BD-2019 chromosome 19, IGBB_LRoh.1.0, whole genome shotgun sequence genome window below encodes:
- the eif1 gene encoding eukaryotic translation initiation factor 1 has translation MSAIQNLQTFDPFADATKGDDRLPAGTEDYIHIRIQQRNGRKTLTTVQGIADDYDKKKLVKAFKKKFACNGTVIEHPEYGEVIQLQGDQRKNICQFLTDIELAKEEQLKVHGF, from the exons ACCCCTTTGCTGATGCAACTAAGGGTGATGATCGGCTCCCAGCTGGGACTGAGGACTACATCCACATAAGAATTCAACAGCGGAACGGGCGGAAGACTCTGACCACGGTTCAGGGCATAGCCGATGACTATGATAAAAAGAAGCTAGTCAAGGCCTTCAAGAAG AAATTTGCCTGCAATGGGACTGTGATTGAGCACCCTGAGTATGGTGAAGTAATTCAGCTGCAAGGTGATCAGCGCAAGAACATTTGCCAGTTTCTCACTGAT ATTGAACTGGCCAAAGAGGAGCAGCTCAAAGTCCACGGGTTCTAG